A segment of the Commensalibacter oyaizuii genome:
TTTGGTATTCAGGCAGGTGTAATGGGGCCAGCTGCCTTAGGCAGACAAGTTCAAAATGGATTTCATAGCATTATTGGCGACCATAAAAATAATGGATGGCACAATCAATTACAAAATATGCCTGTCTTCCAAGTACAAATGGGGCGCACATGGCGTTTCCCAGTTGGAAAAGCTGGTCCAATTGAATTTGATTTCTTGCCTTCTGCCAATGGTGCAGCTGGAAACTATAAAACTTATGCTCAAATCGGTACCATTTTCAGATTTGGTCAAGGGTTAGACAGTGATTTTGGACCATCGCGCATTGGTTCTGGCAATGATGGAACAGATGCATATGTTGGCACAAAATTCGTAAATTGGTATTTGTTTGGTGGTGTCGATGGTCAAGCTGTCGCTTATAATTCCACCTTGCAAGGTAACCCAACCAACTCTCATTCTCAACATGTCTCCAAAAAGTGGGATGTCGGCGAAATTGTCGCCGGCGCAGCAGTTATCGTTAAGGGGTATAAAATTGCTTATACCCAGACATGGCAAACCCAAGAATTTAATGGACAAAGAGGGGGGTTATTCAACTATGGCTCTGTTTCTGTTTCCTTCAAGTTCTGAGTTTTTTACGTATACATCATGATAACCAGCCCTACAATTTTTTGTAGGGCTTAATTTTTTATAGCGAATTGTAAATGCAAAAAAATTTAAATATAGAAATATTAAGAACATTCGCAATGCTGGGTGTAATTTTTATTCACTGTTCAATGTCGTTTTTTTATAATGATACAATAATGAAAAATCATCACTTAGAATGGTCAATAATAAATTTTTATTATTCCTTAGCTAGATTTTGTGTGCCAAGTTTTTTCTTAATTACGGCTTATCTATATTTTGTCGGAAACAGCAAAGTCAATACATACAAAAAATTTAAAAGGATTTTTATCCCTTACTTTATATGGTCTGTAATTTATTGGTGGATTAATGACAAACACACCCTCGTTTCTTTTTTCACAAAGATATTTTGTGATATCAGTAGTTATCATCTATGGTTTATGGTAGCTTTTTTAGGATATGCAATTGT
Coding sequences within it:
- a CDS encoding lipid A deacylase LpxR family protein, which produces MGNLKCLSMSGFILTTTILSVASLQLKPAKATPKQDPYNTLTLQWENDAASTLSGTSDQYYTNGLRIGWTSPTDSLPEPIANVNRFLLGDGMQRIHWGLQQMMYTPSDTRAYARLPHDRPYAGVLLTTVNLISDTDNTRSVFGIQAGVMGPAALGRQVQNGFHSIIGDHKNNGWHNQLQNMPVFQVQMGRTWRFPVGKAGPIEFDFLPSANGAAGNYKTYAQIGTIFRFGQGLDSDFGPSRIGSGNDGTDAYVGTKFVNWYLFGGVDGQAVAYNSTLQGNPTNSHSQHVSKKWDVGEIVAGAAVIVKGYKIAYTQTWQTQEFNGQRGGLFNYGSVSVSFKF